From Camelina sativa cultivar DH55 chromosome 7, Cs, whole genome shotgun sequence, one genomic window encodes:
- the LOC104701210 gene encoding U-box domain-containing protein 20-like: MSVISQLVYSLPKENSQRMGLSLRVRRRGGNKKEIIPVTSCSEETEITIPSQFLCPISYELMKDPVIIASGITYDRENIEKWIESGYQTCPVTNTVLSSLEQIPNHTIRRMIQGWCGSSLGGGIERIPTPRVPVTSHQVTEICGKLLAATRRGDHAVCSEMVGKLKRLGKESERNRKCVKENGAGLVLCVCFDAFSKNAKASQLLEETVSVLTWMFPIGSEGQSKLTSTSSFTRLVELLRNGDQNAAFLVKELLELNVAHVHALTKINGVEEAFLKLINRDTICVNSLVSIHHMILANQETISRFLELDLVNITVEMLVDSENSVCEKALMVLNAICETNEGREKVRRNELVIPVLVKKILKITEKKSLVSVMWKICKSGDGSEVEQALRLGAFKKLVVMLQVGCGEGTKEKVTELLKMMNKVMKMNGFVDRSDSSSIEFKHVKKPF, from the coding sequence atgtctGTCATCTCTCAACTTGTTTATTCATTACCAAAAGAGAACAGTCAAAGAATGGGACTTTCATTGAGAGTGAGACGTCGTGGAGGCAACAAGAAGGAGATCATTCCGGTGACTAGTTGTTCGGAAGAAACTGAAATAACGATTCCGTCGCAGTTTCTATGTCCGATTTCATACGAGCTAATGAAAGATCCGGTGATAATTGCTTCCGGGATCACTTACGACCGCGAAAACATCGAGAAATGGATCGAGTCCGGGTACCAAACTTGTCCCGTTACTAACACGGTTTTGTCAAGTTTGGAGCAGATTCCGAATCATACTATTCGGAGGATGATTCAAGGTTGGTGCGGGTCGTCACTAGGCGGCGGGATTGAGAGAATCCCTACGCCACGTGTACCCGTGACGAGTCATCAAGTCACCGAGATTTGTGGGAAGTTACTCGCTGCGACGCGGCGTGGAGATCACGCCGTTTGTAGCGAGATGGTTGGGAAGTTGAAAAGATTGGGAAAAGAGAGCGAGAGGAACCGTAAATGCGTTAAGGAAAACGGCGCCGGATTAGTCCTTTGCGTTTGTTTCGACGCGTTTTCTAAAAACGCGAAAGCGTCACAATTATTGGAGGAGACTGTGTCTGTGCTGACGTGGATGTTTCCCATTGGTTCAGAAGGTCAATCCAAACTCACCTCTACGTCGTCGTTTACTAGGTTGGTGGAGCTTTTGAGAAATGGCGATCAAAACGCCGCGTTTTTAGTAAAGGAGCTTCTTGAGCTTAACGTAGCTCACGTTCACGCGTTaacaaagatcaatggtgtcGAAGAAGCGTTCTTGAAATTGATTAATCGCGATACTATATGCGTCAACTCGTTAGTTTCGATCCACCACATGATCTTGGCAAATCAAGAAACAATATCAAGATTTCTTGAATTGGATCTTGTGAATATAACAGTGGAGATGCTAGTTGATTCAGAAAACAGCGTTTGTGAAAAAGCGTTAATGGTTTTAAACGCGATTTGCGAAACTAacgaaggaagagagaaagtgagaagaAACGAGCTGGTGATACCAGTTTTGGTAAAGAAGATATTGAAGATCActgagaagaagagtttggtttCTGTGATGTGGAAGATTTGTAAAAGTGGAGATGGGTCTGAGGTTGAACAAGCTTTAAGATTAGGTGCGTTCAAGAAGCTTGTTGTGATGCTACAAGTTGGATGTGGTgaaggaacgaaggagaaggtgACTGagttgttgaagatgatgaataaaGTTATGAAGATGAATGGTTTTGTTGATCgttctgattcttcttcaatTGAGTTCAAGCATGTTAAGAAGCCATTTTGA